One genomic segment of Candidatus Methylomirabilota bacterium includes these proteins:
- a CDS encoding DUF2203 domain-containing protein translates to MADRYFSPAEVEALIPALMELMERVMAGHREAGAVRERMHAEQRRIMLVGGAVLDREAWRAERQRLERLVEQTQEALNEILALGGVPKDLELGLVDFPHLRRGQEVNLCWKRGEHEIRYWHGLDEGYAARKPL, encoded by the coding sequence TTGGCTGACCGGTACTTCTCACCCGCCGAGGTGGAGGCGCTGATCCCTGCGCTCATGGAGCTCATGGAGCGCGTGATGGCGGGGCACCGGGAGGCCGGCGCCGTGCGGGAGCGCATGCATGCCGAGCAGCGGCGCATCATGCTGGTGGGCGGCGCCGTCCTCGACCGAGAGGCGTGGCGGGCGGAGCGCCAGCGCCTCGAGCGGCTCGTCGAGCAGACCCAGGAGGCGCTCAACGAGATTCTGGCCCTGGGGGGCGTGCCCAAAGACCTGGAGCTGGGCCTCGTCGACTTCCCCCATCTGCGCCGCGGCCAGGAAGTGAACCTCTGTTGGAAGCGCGGCGAGCACGAGATCCGCTACTGGCACGGCCTCGACGAAGGCTACGCCGCGCGGAAACCCCTCTGA